One Desulfobulbus oligotrophicus DNA segment encodes these proteins:
- a CDS encoding YeiH family protein produces MKNKSLFGKILAIIPGLAVMVGTLYVLRMYVEPWMKSAVVFGSKGWLVQVLSLNYILLSIITGMLYRNILFGGKIPAWAEDGFRTTRLFIKSGVIMLGSLYTFDKLLKVGGIAIALIVGFVFGTAFFIMWLGKKFNADRSVTATMAAACGVCGVSACVATAPGVRAKPVDVALSIATILGFGIMTMFISPFIGKALSMSDYQFGAWVGTGILNSGQVLATCLAFNPVFAPGTAVAYGEIWNVVRVVSIPFVVFFITAWYWKGEADAEHISLGSLLASKFPIFVLGFIGMTALSSAHVLGAEGSETLLLLRTVMAWVFGVGLVGLGAYIDVREIKAAGGVPLRIGFVAGLVKYILALIIILAFIPKEGAF; encoded by the coding sequence ATGAAAAACAAGAGTTTGTTCGGCAAAATACTGGCCATTATTCCAGGATTAGCCGTTATGGTTGGTACCTTGTATGTACTGCGGATGTATGTTGAACCATGGATGAAAAGTGCCGTGGTGTTTGGTTCCAAGGGATGGCTGGTTCAGGTGTTGAGTTTAAATTATATTTTACTCTCCATCATCACCGGTATGCTGTACCGTAACATTCTTTTTGGCGGCAAAATTCCCGCATGGGCTGAGGATGGTTTTCGTACGACCCGGCTTTTCATTAAATCGGGTGTTATCATGCTCGGTTCACTGTACACCTTTGACAAGTTGCTCAAGGTCGGCGGGATCGCGATAGCTTTGATCGTTGGTTTTGTTTTCGGCACCGCCTTTTTTATCATGTGGCTTGGTAAAAAATTCAATGCCGACCGTTCAGTCACAGCAACCATGGCGGCAGCCTGCGGTGTGTGCGGTGTTTCCGCCTGCGTGGCAACAGCGCCCGGTGTCCGTGCCAAACCGGTTGATGTTGCTCTGTCGATCGCTACGATTTTAGGCTTTGGTATCATGACCATGTTTATCAGCCCCTTTATCGGTAAAGCGCTTTCCATGTCCGACTATCAGTTCGGAGCATGGGTTGGTACCGGAATTCTCAATTCCGGGCAGGTACTGGCCACCTGCCTTGCCTTTAACCCTGTCTTTGCACCGGGTACAGCAGTCGCCTATGGTGAGATCTGGAACGTGGTCCGCGTTGTCAGCATCCCCTTTGTTGTTTTCTTTATTACGGCCTGGTACTGGAAAGGGGAAGCTGATGCCGAACACATCAGTTTAGGTTCCTTACTTGCCTCGAAATTCCCTATTTTTGTTCTTGGATTTATCGGGATGACAGCCCTGTCTTCTGCCCATGTTCTCGGAGCTGAAGGATCGGAGACCCTTCTTTTACTGCGTACCGTGATGGCCTGGGTGTTTGGTGTCGGTCTTGTCGGTCTGGGAGCATATATCGACGTGCGCGAGATTAAAGCCGCCGGTGGAGTTCCTCTGCGGATAGGTTTTGTTGCCGGGTTGGTGAAGTATATTCTGGCATTGATCATTATCCTTGCTTTCATCCCGAAAGAAGGTGCATTTTAA
- the hypE gene encoding hydrogenase expression/formation protein HypE, which produces MKSNATVSLDHGSGGLASQHLIGELFLKYLTSPLLHDLEDCAVLGEYAGRIAFSTDSYVVDPLFFPGGDIGSLAVHGTINDLAMRGARPLALSLALIIEEGFPMERLERVIASVARSSQDVGAAVVTGDTKVVPRGKADGLFINTTGVGLVSHRHDISGKKAQPGDAVLLSGTLADHGITIMGSQAGIDIGGDIASDTQPLHRLVGAILESETGAVRVLRDPTRGGLATTLCEIAAASHVEIVIEENRIPIRPAVRTACEMIGLDPLYLANEGKCIIICDQDHAEELLQLIRRLPEGRDAALIGWVRDDRPDRVSLVTRIGGSRLLEPLTGQPLPRIC; this is translated from the coding sequence ATGAAAAGCAATGCAACTGTCAGTCTCGATCATGGTAGCGGCGGCCTTGCCAGTCAGCATCTGATTGGTGAACTTTTTCTCAAATATCTGACCAGCCCCCTGCTGCACGATCTAGAGGACTGCGCTGTCCTGGGAGAATATGCCGGCCGCATCGCCTTTTCCACGGACAGCTATGTTGTTGACCCTCTTTTTTTTCCAGGGGGTGATATCGGTTCTCTGGCTGTGCACGGGACCATCAATGATCTGGCTATGCGCGGTGCCAGACCTCTGGCGCTCAGCCTGGCACTGATCATTGAAGAAGGGTTTCCCATGGAGCGGTTAGAGCGGGTTATTGCCTCTGTGGCCCGTTCTTCGCAAGATGTGGGCGCAGCGGTGGTTACAGGTGATACAAAGGTTGTGCCCCGGGGGAAGGCCGACGGACTTTTCATCAACACCACCGGTGTCGGCCTTGTCTCTCATCGGCATGATATTTCCGGAAAAAAGGCGCAACCCGGTGACGCCGTGCTTCTTTCCGGCACCCTGGCCGACCATGGTATCACCATCATGGGCAGTCAGGCCGGTATAGATATCGGCGGTGACATAGCCAGTGATACCCAGCCGCTGCACCGGTTGGTAGGGGCAATCCTGGAAAGCGAGACCGGTGCGGTCCGGGTGCTTCGTGATCCTACCAGGGGAGGGCTGGCAACAACACTTTGTGAGATCGCTGCGGCCTCGCATGTGGAGATCGTTATTGAGGAGAACCGCATACCGATTCGACCCGCGGTCAGAACCGCCTGTGAAATGATCGGGCTTGACCCGCTGTATCTGGCCAATGAGGGGAAGTGCATCATTATCTGCGATCAGGATCATGCAGAAGAGCTGTTGCAGTTGATCCGGCGCCTGCCCGAGGGCCGGGATGCAGCGTTAATCGGCTGGGTCCGTGATGATCGACCCGACAGAGTCAGCCTGGTAACGAGAATCGGCGGTTCCCGGTTGCTTGAACCGTTGACCGGTCAACCCTTACCGCGAATCTGCTGA
- a CDS encoding hydrogenase iron-sulfur subunit: MKKDPLIIAFCCNWCSYAAADLAGVSRLQYPGSIRIIRVMCSGMVHPDMVLHALQKGADGVIIAGCHLGECHYIRGNEIALARAEILVETLEDLGWESDRLQIVHVSSSESERLVQAFCDMHKRLEALDQTDFAAVEADE, from the coding sequence ATGAAGAAAGATCCGCTCATCATTGCCTTTTGCTGTAACTGGTGCTCTTATGCTGCCGCTGATCTGGCAGGTGTTTCCCGGCTCCAGTACCCGGGATCGATCCGTATTATCCGGGTGATGTGTTCCGGCATGGTTCATCCGGATATGGTGTTGCACGCTTTGCAGAAAGGCGCTGACGGGGTAATAATTGCCGGCTGTCACCTCGGTGAATGCCACTACATCAGAGGCAATGAGATAGCCCTGGCCCGGGCGGAAATCCTTGTTGAGACCCTGGAGGATCTGGGGTGGGAAAGTGACCGGTTGCAGATTGTTCATGTTTCCTCATCCGAGTCGGAGCGATTGGTGCAGGCTTTTTGCGATATGCATAAACGGCTTGAGGCGTTGGATCAGACTGATTTTGCTGCAGTTGAGGCAGACGAGTGA
- a CDS encoding hydrogenase maturation nickel metallochaperone HypA/HybF, with the protein MHEMSLAQSLIEHMLTLAREHGASQINRVVVILGPFSGVVRDSFEFGFNILKLEQEPLRETLLVVESPDPEYVCLDCGKQTVFPFTLQEEGMGAAYYNFAAKTCSWCSSKQLSPTGGTELILHQLEME; encoded by the coding sequence ATGCATGAGATGTCTCTGGCGCAGAGCCTGATTGAGCATATGCTTACCCTTGCCAGAGAGCACGGGGCCAGTCAGATTAACCGCGTGGTGGTTATCCTGGGACCGTTTTCCGGGGTGGTACGAGATTCCTTTGAGTTTGGCTTCAATATCCTCAAGTTGGAACAGGAACCCCTTCGGGAGACACTGTTGGTCGTGGAGTCTCCTGATCCGGAGTATGTCTGCCTTGATTGCGGCAAGCAGACGGTTTTTCCCTTTACTCTGCAGGAGGAGGGGATGGGGGCGGCGTATTACAACTTCGCTGCAAAAACATGTTCATGGTGCAGTTCCAAACAGCTTTCCCCAACGGGTGGAACTGAATTGATTCTTCATCAACTCGAAATGGAGTAG
- the hypF gene encoding carbamoyltransferase HypF codes for MATVLAQSVHVETLHVFVHGIVQGVGFRPFVYRLAQRYGVTGNVRNNEEGVAIVASGLPEALHAFVAALESDAPPAARINRIDIHPVEEAANDQIEQSFHILPSCTGQRPSTQIAPDMAVCADCLREILDPADRRYQYPFTNCTNCGPRFSIVSQVPYDRPNTSMHRFAMCADCSREYHDPLNRRFHAQPNACPVCGPQLSWHDCTGRAVAGDCLKSAALALANGQVVAIKGLGGFHLAADACSAQAVTLLRQRKNRPSKPLAIMVRDLETAASFASINAAEAALLCSSEHPIVLLACRKKTALAAEVAPGIGTIGIMLPYTPLHALLLAQPTTPKALVMTSGNRSDEPICIRNEEALQRLQDLADWFLLHNCDIVTRVDDSVARIMAGQVRLLRRARGFSPIPVALPAATADILACGAEMKNSFCIVRNSEAYLSQHIGELTSTESYDFYQESIEHLQQVLGFVPEQTVCDQHPDYLSSGYAHARHAHCQKVQHHHAHIGAVMAEQNVSGPVLGIVLDGAGYSGDGTVYGGEVYLADRNGYTRLARLSHLLLPGGDQAAAQPWRMALSLLYQHLGEQALSAEFQPPALLAIEQTHKQFIGQMMLKGLHCPQTSSCGRLFDAVSALLGLCLYNDYEGQAAMLLEEQAMSAGDEVPSAYPVTLTTEAGVLIIESSPLAALICADLTAAVPAAVIARRFHQWLVDALETVCVELREQTGIDRVVLSGGCMQNRLLLETLIRQMHTRGFSVHAGALVPMNDGGIALGQAFIGGYVCV; via the coding sequence ATGGCTACCGTTCTTGCTCAGTCTGTTCACGTTGAAACGCTGCATGTTTTCGTTCACGGGATTGTGCAGGGCGTAGGGTTTCGGCCGTTTGTTTATCGATTGGCACAGCGTTATGGGGTAACCGGTAACGTGAGAAACAACGAAGAGGGGGTCGCCATTGTGGCAAGTGGTCTGCCGGAAGCATTGCACGCCTTTGTTGCAGCTCTTGAATCTGATGCGCCTCCGGCGGCCCGTATCAACCGTATCGATATCCATCCTGTTGAAGAAGCGGCGAACGATCAGATAGAGCAATCCTTTCATATTCTCCCCAGTTGCACCGGGCAGCGGCCAAGCACGCAGATTGCACCGGACATGGCTGTCTGTGCCGACTGTTTACGTGAGATCCTTGATCCTGCGGATCGAAGATATCAGTACCCCTTCACTAACTGCACCAATTGCGGTCCCCGGTTTTCCATTGTCAGCCAGGTTCCCTATGACCGCCCCAACACCTCCATGCACCGTTTTGCCATGTGCGCTGACTGTTCCCGCGAGTACCATGATCCTTTGAACCGCCGCTTTCATGCCCAACCCAATGCCTGCCCGGTATGCGGTCCTCAGTTGAGCTGGCACGACTGTACGGGTCGGGCTGTGGCAGGCGACTGTCTTAAGTCAGCGGCCCTGGCCCTGGCAAACGGCCAGGTGGTGGCTATTAAGGGGTTGGGCGGTTTTCATTTAGCAGCGGATGCCTGCAGTGCACAGGCGGTTACTCTGTTGCGACAGCGGAAGAACCGGCCCTCTAAACCGCTGGCCATCATGGTCAGGGATCTGGAAACAGCAGCCTCTTTTGCCTCTATCAATGCGGCAGAGGCAGCGCTTTTGTGCTCTTCCGAACACCCGATCGTTCTTCTTGCCTGTCGCAAGAAAACCGCACTGGCTGCTGAAGTGGCACCGGGCATAGGCACGATCGGAATAATGCTGCCGTACACCCCCCTGCACGCACTGTTGCTGGCACAGCCGACAACACCAAAAGCCTTGGTCATGACCAGTGGCAACCGAAGTGATGAGCCGATCTGCATCAGAAATGAAGAGGCATTGCAGCGGCTGCAGGATCTGGCGGACTGGTTTCTTCTCCACAATTGTGACATTGTCACCAGGGTGGATGATTCGGTGGCACGGATCATGGCTGGTCAGGTTCGTCTGCTGCGCCGGGCCCGTGGTTTTTCTCCAATACCTGTTGCCTTACCTGCTGCCACTGCAGACATCCTTGCCTGCGGTGCAGAGATGAAAAACAGTTTCTGTATTGTTCGCAACAGTGAGGCCTATCTGAGTCAGCATATCGGTGAGTTGACCAGTACGGAAAGTTACGACTTTTATCAGGAAAGTATTGAGCATCTTCAGCAGGTGCTCGGGTTTGTTCCTGAACAGACGGTCTGTGATCAACATCCGGACTACTTAAGCTCGGGCTATGCACATGCCCGTCATGCACACTGTCAAAAGGTTCAGCATCACCATGCCCACATCGGGGCGGTGATGGCTGAACAGAATGTGTCCGGCCCGGTGCTGGGTATTGTCCTTGACGGTGCAGGCTACAGCGGCGACGGGACCGTGTACGGCGGTGAGGTCTATCTGGCTGATCGCAACGGCTATACCCGTTTGGCCAGACTGTCCCATCTGTTGCTGCCAGGTGGTGATCAGGCCGCGGCACAACCCTGGCGCATGGCTCTTTCTCTTTTGTATCAGCACCTGGGAGAACAGGCTTTGTCAGCAGAGTTCCAGCCGCCTGCTTTACTGGCCATTGAGCAGACTCATAAACAGTTCATCGGCCAGATGATGCTGAAGGGGCTGCACTGTCCGCAGACATCCAGTTGCGGCAGGTTGTTTGATGCTGTTTCTGCCCTGCTGGGGCTCTGTCTGTATAATGACTATGAAGGCCAGGCAGCCATGCTTCTTGAAGAGCAGGCCATGTCGGCCGGTGATGAGGTGCCGTCTGCGTATCCAGTGACTCTGACAACAGAAGCTGGTGTGTTGATTATTGAAAGTTCACCCCTGGCTGCGTTGATCTGCGCAGACCTTACAGCTGCCGTGCCCGCTGCAGTGATCGCGCGTCGGTTTCATCAGTGGCTGGTCGATGCACTGGAAACGGTCTGTGTTGAACTACGGGAGCAGACCGGCATCGACAGGGTGGTTTTATCCGGTGGCTGCATGCAGAATAGGTTGTTATTGGAAACGCTGATCAGGCAGATGCACACGAGAGGTTTTTCGGTCCATGCTGGGGCATTGGTGCCGATGAACGACGGGGGAATTGCCCTGGGCCAGGCGTTTATTGGAGGTTATGTATGTGTTTAG
- a CDS encoding universal stress protein, translating to MKLLLAIDDNPAALARALTLAGQWDATLNGLFVIDATWDVFTGHDWLSGCNARIGFLEYMEALETEAAVTAARMFKEQTVGIPGELLIATGDVADEIRKESQNGYDLLILSNPFRRGLEVMRDTIAKVVKNPACDVLLVRKGD from the coding sequence ATGAAGTTGCTTCTTGCCATAGACGACAATCCAGCCGCCCTTGCCCGGGCATTGACCCTGGCCGGGCAATGGGATGCGACCCTTAACGGACTTTTTGTGATCGACGCAACCTGGGATGTGTTTACCGGTCATGACTGGTTATCCGGATGCAATGCCCGGATCGGATTTCTGGAATACATGGAAGCTCTGGAAACGGAGGCCGCAGTGACTGCTGCCCGCATGTTCAAGGAACAGACAGTCGGCATACCGGGTGAACTGCTGATCGCAACCGGTGATGTGGCTGACGAGATTCGTAAGGAATCTCAAAACGGCTATGATCTGCTGATCCTGTCGAACCCATTTCGCCGGGGGTTGGAGGTTATGCGGGATACCATTGCCAAGGTGGTGAAAAATCCTGCGTGTGATGTCCTGTTGGTGAGAAAAGGCGATTAA
- the hypD gene encoding hydrogenase formation protein HypD, producing the protein MNWIEGFRSQEVTAPLVEEINRSVRQPVRLMEVCGTHTMSIFRHGIRSLLPDEVQLLSGPGCPVCVTPAGQIDAFVQAADMEKVIVATFGDLIRVPGSSRSLAQARAQGARVEVVYSPMDALALAQQHQEQTVLFPAIGFETTVPAIAATLLQAKRMAVKNFVIVSAGKTMPQALETLMADPQLQVDGLLCPGHVSAIIGSAAYQPLAEKYGLACAVAGFEPADILAGILTLVRCIQQKQATVENCYTRAVSTRGNARALHLINEVFEPVDSEWRGLGMIAASGLQLRPSYQCFDAVQRLGLDVQSVPDPKGCCCGEILKGRVLPPDCPLYGRGCTPLQPIGPCMVSNEGTCAAFYRFSEVKRPMQASDTVSS; encoded by the coding sequence GTGAACTGGATTGAAGGCTTTCGCAGTCAGGAGGTGACCGCTCCTCTGGTTGAGGAAATCAACCGCAGTGTCAGACAACCGGTCCGATTGATGGAGGTCTGCGGCACGCACACCATGTCGATTTTTCGACATGGTATCCGTTCATTACTTCCTGATGAGGTGCAGTTGCTCTCCGGGCCCGGGTGTCCGGTGTGTGTGACGCCGGCCGGCCAGATTGATGCCTTTGTTCAGGCCGCAGACATGGAGAAGGTGATTGTCGCGACCTTTGGTGACCTGATTCGCGTCCCGGGATCCAGCCGGTCCCTTGCCCAGGCACGTGCTCAGGGAGCCCGTGTTGAGGTGGTTTACTCACCTATGGATGCTCTGGCTCTTGCTCAGCAGCACCAAGAACAGACCGTGCTCTTTCCTGCCATCGGTTTTGAGACAACAGTGCCCGCCATCGCTGCCACCTTACTGCAGGCCAAACGGATGGCTGTGAAGAATTTTGTGATTGTTTCGGCCGGCAAAACCATGCCTCAGGCCCTGGAAACCCTGATGGCTGATCCTCAGTTGCAGGTGGATGGTCTGTTATGCCCGGGCCATGTCAGCGCTATTATCGGCAGTGCCGCCTACCAGCCTCTGGCGGAAAAGTACGGTCTGGCCTGCGCTGTTGCCGGTTTTGAACCTGCTGATATTCTGGCAGGTATCCTGACCCTTGTCCGCTGTATACAGCAAAAACAGGCCACTGTTGAAAACTGTTACACTCGGGCGGTCAGTACCCGGGGCAATGCGCGGGCGCTTCACCTGATCAATGAGGTGTTTGAGCCGGTGGACAGCGAGTGGCGCGGCCTGGGAATGATTGCAGCCAGTGGTCTGCAGCTGCGGCCGTCGTATCAGTGTTTTGATGCTGTTCAGCGCCTTGGACTTGACGTGCAATCAGTACCAGATCCAAAAGGATGCTGTTGCGGCGAGATCCTCAAAGGAAGGGTGCTGCCGCCGGATTGCCCGCTGTATGGGCGCGGTTGTACTCCTCTTCAACCGATTGGACCGTGTATGGTATCCAATGAAGGCACCTGTGCGGCATTTTACCGCTTTAGTGAGGTAAAACGTCCCATGCAGGCATCGGATACAGTCTCATCATAA
- a CDS encoding Ni/Fe hydrogenase subunit alpha, with translation MTQVITIHPVTRIEGNARIDIQLDAAGEVCDARVGISSLRGFEQFVVGLPAEEIPRIVTRICGICPWMHHLAAAKAVDACFGASLPPAGHLLRELCQVLAHIHDKILHFFFLGAPDFLIERDADYSVRNIMGLVQQQPELAARVVRMRQLGQVMLERLAGKAIHPVAAVAGGFARPLGKSERESLYLDGQQLLDFACFALEFAKKEVFPQFLEVFAPVGAITTGFLGTVDQYGHLRLYDGTLRLMHPDGRVEEFAAPAYEQVLAEEVVTWSTAKVVYAGSWGEGLSLDPASPKGVYRVNTLARINVCDQIATPRAQVELEEFRSRFGRPAQHSLLYHWARLIELVYACERVLELLGDERIVDPVVRAPVTPQAGRGVGHVEAPRGTLIHDYTTDENGCITRANLIVGTTHNIAPMNVSVRRTAASCIQAGRVDDEILNRIEMAVRAYDP, from the coding sequence ATGACACAGGTAATCACTATCCATCCTGTGACGCGCATTGAAGGCAATGCCCGTATTGACATTCAGCTCGATGCTGCAGGCGAGGTATGTGATGCCCGGGTCGGGATCAGTTCCCTGCGCGGGTTTGAGCAGTTTGTTGTGGGGCTGCCTGCTGAGGAGATTCCGCGGATTGTTACCCGGATCTGCGGTATCTGCCCGTGGATGCATCATCTGGCAGCGGCCAAGGCTGTTGATGCCTGTTTTGGAGCGTCGCTGCCGCCGGCCGGTCATCTTTTACGTGAGCTGTGTCAGGTACTTGCCCATATCCACGATAAAATCCTCCATTTTTTCTTTTTAGGCGCACCGGATTTCCTGATCGAACGGGATGCTGATTATTCGGTGCGAAACATCATGGGGCTGGTACAGCAGCAGCCCGAGTTGGCAGCCCGGGTTGTCCGTATGCGGCAGCTGGGGCAGGTGATGCTGGAACGGCTGGCCGGTAAGGCCATCCATCCGGTTGCCGCGGTCGCCGGCGGCTTTGCCAGGCCTCTGGGGAAGAGCGAGCGGGAATCGTTGTACCTTGACGGGCAACAGCTGCTTGATTTTGCTTGTTTTGCCTTGGAATTTGCGAAAAAAGAGGTGTTTCCTCAATTTCTCGAGGTCTTTGCCCCGGTAGGAGCCATTACCACCGGGTTTCTTGGAACCGTTGATCAGTATGGTCATCTTCGTTTATACGATGGAACACTACGGTTGATGCATCCGGATGGACGCGTGGAGGAGTTTGCAGCTCCGGCGTATGAACAGGTGCTTGCTGAGGAGGTTGTTACCTGGTCCACTGCCAAGGTGGTGTATGCCGGGTCGTGGGGTGAGGGACTTTCCTTAGACCCCGCCTCTCCCAAAGGCGTGTACCGGGTCAATACCCTGGCCAGGATCAATGTCTGTGATCAGATCGCCACACCACGGGCACAGGTCGAACTTGAGGAGTTCCGCAGTCGTTTCGGTCGTCCGGCGCAGCACAGTTTACTGTATCACTGGGCCCGGTTAATCGAACTTGTTTACGCCTGCGAGCGTGTTCTTGAGCTGCTGGGGGATGAGCGTATTGTTGATCCGGTGGTGCGCGCCCCCGTTACTCCCCAAGCCGGCCGGGGAGTCGGCCATGTCGAGGCACCCCGCGGCACCTTGATTCATGACTATACCACAGACGAAAACGGCTGTATAACCAGGGCCAATCTCATTGTCGGCACCACCCACAACATTGCCCCGATGAATGTCAGCGTCCGTCGGACAGCAGCCAGTTGCATTCAGGCCGGCAGGGTTGATGATGAGATTCTCAACCGGATTGAGATGGCGGTGCGGGCCTATGACCCGTGA
- a CDS encoding biotin/lipoyl-binding protein — translation MSEKNNSLTVFKSDRHEDVAAIIFSGFLVAVVLTYMAFIVPSVNIKASQDGKLVELFVSEGAAVKKGDKLYSLELVKKKWVNNLMEEKIEVEIFTAKTNGTVLKVAGKAGDKIKKGKETILTLDHEKGTLP, via the coding sequence ATGTCGGAAAAGAATAACTCTCTTACTGTTTTTAAAAGTGACCGTCACGAAGATGTGGCTGCCATTATTTTTTCCGGTTTTCTTGTTGCTGTGGTTCTGACGTATATGGCCTTTATTGTGCCGTCAGTTAATATCAAAGCAAGTCAGGACGGAAAATTGGTGGAGTTGTTTGTGAGTGAAGGTGCGGCGGTAAAAAAAGGCGATAAGCTCTATTCTCTGGAGCTGGTCAAGAAAAAATGGGTCAACAACCTGATGGAGGAGAAAATCGAGGTTGAGATCTTTACAGCCAAGACAAACGGTACAGTACTCAAGGTAGCCGGAAAAGCAGGTGACAAGATAAAAAAAGGGAAAGAGACCATTCTTACCCTGGATCATGAAAAAGGAACGTTACCCTGA
- a CDS encoding HypC/HybG/HupF family hydrogenase formation chaperone, which yields MCLAVPMQVIALQGGSDEFFDPPAAVVESDGVRKKIRLEMTDRLPEIGEYVIIHAGFAIHTLTREEAEYNLSLMRRMAEVLEKEGELPGEPQ from the coding sequence ATGTGTTTAGCCGTACCTATGCAGGTTATTGCTCTTCAAGGCGGTAGTGACGAGTTTTTTGATCCTCCGGCAGCAGTGGTGGAAAGCGATGGCGTGCGCAAGAAGATTAGACTGGAGATGACCGATCGGTTGCCGGAGATTGGTGAATATGTGATTATTCACGCCGGTTTTGCCATCCATACCCTCACCAGGGAAGAGGCGGAGTATAATCTGAGTCTGATGCGCCGGATGGCAGAGGTTCTGGAAAAAGAGGGTGAACTCCCCGGAGAGCCGCAGTGA
- the hypB gene encoding hydrogenase nickel incorporation protein HypB, whose protein sequence is MCDTCGCQLHEHHQHDHKVVEVNQSLLEANQRQAASNRRHIEQMGAVAINLISSPGSGKTTLLERTIDALKDTVRIGVIEGDIETERDAERIRAKGVPAVQLTTGGACHLDAPMVHGGLHVLEHFAKGKLDLIFIENVGNLVCPATFDLGEHQRVVLLSTPEGSDKPAKYPATFRSADLVLITKIDLLPYFDFSTDEVTQQTLLLKPERQIISLSATTGDGFDQWLDYLRNLPAR, encoded by the coding sequence ATGTGTGATACCTGTGGCTGCCAACTGCACGAACATCATCAGCATGATCATAAAGTCGTTGAGGTCAACCAGAGCCTGCTGGAGGCCAATCAAAGGCAGGCGGCATCCAATCGCCGGCATATTGAACAGATGGGAGCCGTGGCCATTAACCTCATCTCAAGCCCGGGTTCCGGAAAAACAACCCTGCTGGAGCGCACCATTGACGCACTGAAAGACACTGTCCGCATCGGTGTTATTGAAGGTGACATCGAAACCGAGCGCGATGCCGAACGTATCCGGGCCAAAGGCGTGCCGGCCGTGCAACTGACCACCGGCGGTGCCTGCCACCTGGATGCCCCCATGGTGCACGGGGGGCTGCATGTTCTTGAGCACTTTGCCAAGGGTAAGCTTGATCTCATCTTCATTGAAAATGTCGGCAACCTCGTCTGCCCGGCAACCTTTGATCTTGGTGAACATCAGCGGGTTGTTTTACTGTCGACTCCCGAGGGTTCCGATAAACCGGCCAAGTATCCGGCCACGTTCAGGAGCGCGGATCTGGTGCTCATTACAAAGATCGATCTTTTACCGTATTTTGACTTTTCCACTGATGAGGTCACGCAACAGACTTTGTTGCTCAAACCGGAACGGCAGATAATCAGCCTTTCCGCCACCACTGGCGATGGGTTTGATCAGTGGCTTGACTATCTGCGCAATCTGCCGGCCCGGTAA
- a CDS encoding NADH-quinone oxidoreductase subunit B family protein, with product MKGRRRPRLSFVWLQACSGCEISLLNSGERLPDLLNKVEIVYFPLLMDRKCGGEGEFDLPEADVGFVSGSVSSDEHLTLLYALRRRCRTLVSFGTCATHGGIPALRNRWSAEATLETVFPGTPGQPTLPAEVPALLDRVYSVDEKVRVDFCLPGCPPHPETIAAVIETLVTGEQPRLPGKSVCETCPTIRTGEMHRTVRRFLNNAEYNSEEPVERMRCLLEQGLLCMGPVTVGGCGGPATPLCVQARVPCRGCYGPVRSEGNQLLDMLNVLASHGVDHRSIVDRQSLLRFSGAHGLLRSVRKTEGVVLMSEKGNKKSS from the coding sequence GTGAAAGGCAGGAGACGACCACGGCTCAGTTTTGTTTGGTTACAGGCCTGCTCAGGGTGTGAGATCTCCCTTCTTAACAGCGGTGAGCGGTTGCCTGATCTTTTAAACAAGGTGGAGATCGTCTATTTTCCTCTCCTGATGGATCGTAAGTGTGGAGGAGAAGGGGAGTTTGATCTTCCTGAAGCTGATGTCGGTTTTGTGTCCGGAAGTGTTTCCAGTGACGAACACCTCACCCTTCTTTATGCCCTGCGTCGCCGATGCAGGACGCTGGTCAGTTTTGGCACCTGCGCCACTCACGGGGGCATTCCGGCTTTACGTAACCGTTGGTCAGCGGAGGCTACCCTGGAAACGGTTTTTCCCGGTACACCGGGTCAACCAACACTGCCGGCAGAGGTACCCGCTCTTCTGGATCGGGTGTACAGTGTTGATGAAAAGGTACGGGTCGACTTTTGTTTACCCGGTTGTCCGCCTCATCCTGAGACGATCGCTGCAGTGATTGAAACGCTGGTGACCGGCGAGCAGCCGCGACTGCCCGGTAAATCCGTTTGTGAAACCTGTCCGACCATTCGTACCGGCGAGATGCACCGGACTGTACGCCGGTTTTTAAACAATGCGGAGTACAATTCTGAAGAGCCGGTTGAGCGGATGCGATGTCTGCTTGAACAGGGCCTCCTGTGCATGGGGCCGGTGACTGTCGGAGGATGCGGCGGCCCGGCCACGCCTCTCTGTGTGCAGGCCCGGGTCCCCTGTCGGGGGTGTTATGGTCCGGTTCGATCTGAAGGCAACCAGCTGCTTGATATGCTCAATGTCCTTGCCAGTCATGGTGTTGATCATCGTTCGATTGTTGATCGTCAGTCATTGCTGCGCTTCAGCGGTGCCCATGGTCTGCTTCGATCGGTCAGGAAAACAGAGGGAGTTGTTCTTATGTCTGAAAAAGGAAATAAAAAATCGTCATGA